One segment of Micromonospora parathelypteridis DNA contains the following:
- a CDS encoding MerR family transcriptional regulator: MVDEALSAGAVARRLGVAVTTLRTWHQRYGLGPSEHIPGHHRRYTASDLARLEIMRRLTAEGVSPAEAARWARQAPDQTPTGTVTAGRIHRPGRDGGGTIPVGRAGPTARGLARAAMRLDAAAISETIAHALATGGVVATWDGLLRPVLAGIGERHAATAGLIEVEHLVSRCVSEALAAASRAKVPAGPARILLSCADEEQHTLPLEALAAALAEAGVSYRALGARVPVPALVEAVNRTGPAAVVLWSHTRATADPDQLSALLAAPRRPLLVLAAGPGWRADALPAGVVRPVDLAEAVSLAVAVRDSLDQSRRD; encoded by the coding sequence GTGGTCGATGAGGCGCTGAGCGCGGGCGCGGTCGCACGCCGGCTGGGGGTCGCGGTGACGACCCTGCGCACCTGGCACCAGCGCTACGGGCTCGGGCCCAGCGAGCACATCCCCGGTCACCACCGCCGATACACGGCCAGTGACCTGGCCCGTCTCGAGATCATGCGACGGCTCACCGCCGAGGGGGTGAGCCCTGCGGAGGCGGCCCGCTGGGCCCGCCAGGCACCGGATCAAACGCCCACCGGCACTGTCACCGCCGGCCGGATCCACCGACCCGGTCGGGACGGCGGCGGAACCATCCCGGTGGGCCGCGCCGGCCCGACAGCGCGCGGGTTGGCCCGGGCCGCCATGCGGCTGGACGCGGCGGCGATCAGCGAAACGATCGCGCATGCCCTGGCTACTGGCGGGGTCGTCGCCACCTGGGACGGCCTGCTGCGCCCGGTGCTCGCCGGCATTGGCGAACGCCACGCCGCCACCGCCGGTCTGATCGAGGTGGAACATCTGGTGTCCCGCTGTGTCTCGGAGGCTCTCGCCGCAGCGAGTCGGGCCAAGGTTCCCGCCGGGCCGGCCCGGATCCTGCTCTCCTGCGCCGACGAGGAGCAGCACACACTGCCGTTGGAGGCGTTGGCCGCCGCGCTCGCGGAGGCCGGGGTCAGCTACCGGGCGCTCGGCGCCCGGGTGCCGGTGCCCGCCCTCGTCGAGGCGGTCAACCGGACCGGACCGGCTGCTGTGGTGCTCTGGTCGCACACCCGCGCCACCGCCGACCCGGATCAGCTCAGCGCGCTGCTCGCGGCTCCCCGCCGCCCGCTGTTGGTGCTCGCCGCCGGCCCCGGCTGGCGAGCCGACGCGCTCCCCGCGGGGGTGGTGCGGCCGGTCGACCTGGCCGAGGCGGTCTCGCTCGCCGTCGCGGTCCGCGACTCGCTGGACCAGTCGAGGCGTGACTGA
- the idi gene encoding isopentenyl-diphosphate Delta-isomerase → MNTREEHLVELVDETGKAHGEMTVAAAHQPPGQLHRAFSVLLVDPDGQVLLQRRAAVKTRFPLRWANSCCGHPRPGESLTEAANRRLREELGTGPVELTEVGVYVYYAEDPATGRVEFEYDHVLRGDFLPAAPLLPSPDEVAELRWADPAALEAELDVDPRSYAPWLGGVVNRLLRPSGATPAAPGSAVTPPGSSADDTAERPGGR, encoded by the coding sequence ATGAACACCCGCGAGGAGCACCTGGTCGAGCTGGTCGACGAGACCGGCAAGGCCCACGGCGAGATGACCGTCGCGGCCGCACACCAGCCGCCGGGGCAGTTGCACCGGGCCTTCTCGGTGCTGCTGGTGGACCCGGACGGTCAGGTGCTGCTTCAGCGCAGGGCAGCGGTCAAGACCCGGTTCCCGCTGCGCTGGGCCAACTCCTGCTGCGGCCACCCCCGGCCGGGCGAGTCGCTCACCGAGGCGGCCAACCGGCGGCTGCGCGAGGAGTTGGGCACGGGCCCGGTCGAGCTGACCGAGGTCGGCGTCTACGTCTACTACGCCGAGGACCCGGCGACCGGTCGGGTCGAATTCGAGTACGACCACGTGCTGCGGGGCGACTTCCTGCCCGCGGCCCCGCTACTGCCGAGCCCGGACGAGGTGGCCGAGTTGCGTTGGGCCGACCCCGCCGCGCTGGAGGCCGAACTGGACGTCGACCCCCGGTCGTACGCGCCCTGGCTGGGCGGGGTGGTGAACCGGCTGCTGCGCCCCTCGGGGGCCACGCCGGCCGCACCCGGCTCGGCCGTGACCCCGCCCGGATCGTCGGCGGATGACACGGCGGAGCGGCCGGGTGGTCGATGA
- the crtI gene encoding phytoene desaturase family protein produces the protein MRTVTGRTDRVVVVGAGLGGLACALHLAGSGRQVTVLEREPVPGGRAGRLGVDGYEFDTGPTVLTMPDLIAEALGAVGEELRDWLDLTPLDPAYRAYYPDGSTLDVLTDPTRMAAEISRVCGPREADGYLRFVDYARELWRLERTDFIERNLDAPTDLITGNLLKLLSGGAFRRLQTKINQFFRDPRTQRIFSFQAMYAGLAPHDALAIYAVIAYLDSVAGVYFPRGGIHAVSKAMAGAAEKHGVQIRYDTTVTRVETANGRATGVLTADGELVPADVVVLNPDLPVAYRDLLPAARQRRLTYSPSCVVLHVGSRQAYAKIAHHNIHFGRAWKGTFDEVIRRGELMTDPSLLVTNPSRTDPTVAPPDRHTYYVLAPVPNLQRAPFEWRGDLTQRYSDQLIGTLEERGYVGFGAGVEVLRAITPAEWEEQGMAAGTPFAAAHTLFQTGPFRPSNLHRDLSNVVFVGSGTQPGVGVPMVLISGKLAAGRITGEGR, from the coding sequence GTGCGGACGGTGACAGGACGGACGGACCGGGTGGTGGTCGTCGGGGCCGGGCTGGGCGGGCTCGCCTGCGCGCTGCACCTGGCGGGCAGCGGCCGACAGGTGACCGTGTTGGAGCGCGAGCCGGTGCCCGGCGGGCGAGCCGGCCGGCTCGGCGTGGACGGCTACGAGTTCGACACCGGCCCGACCGTGCTCACCATGCCCGACCTGATCGCCGAGGCGCTCGGCGCGGTCGGTGAAGAGTTGCGCGACTGGCTCGACCTGACCCCGCTCGACCCTGCCTACCGGGCGTACTACCCCGACGGCTCGACCCTGGACGTCCTCACCGACCCGACCCGGATGGCGGCCGAGATCTCCCGGGTCTGCGGGCCACGCGAGGCCGACGGCTACCTGCGCTTCGTCGACTACGCGCGGGAGCTGTGGCGCCTGGAGCGGACCGACTTCATCGAGCGCAACCTGGACGCGCCAACCGACCTGATCACTGGCAACCTGCTCAAGCTGCTCAGCGGTGGGGCCTTCCGACGCCTCCAAACAAAGATCAACCAATTCTTCCGAGACCCGCGTACCCAGCGGATCTTCTCCTTCCAGGCGATGTACGCCGGCCTCGCACCGCACGACGCGCTCGCCATCTACGCGGTCATCGCGTACCTCGACTCGGTGGCCGGCGTCTACTTCCCGCGCGGCGGCATCCACGCGGTCTCCAAGGCGATGGCCGGCGCCGCCGAGAAGCACGGCGTGCAGATCCGGTACGACACGACGGTGACCCGGGTCGAGACGGCGAACGGCCGCGCCACCGGCGTGCTCACCGCCGACGGCGAACTGGTGCCGGCCGACGTGGTCGTGCTCAACCCCGACCTGCCGGTCGCCTACCGGGACCTCCTCCCCGCCGCTCGGCAGCGCCGGCTCACCTACTCCCCGTCCTGCGTCGTTCTGCACGTCGGCTCCCGACAGGCCTATGCGAAGATCGCCCATCACAACATCCATTTCGGACGCGCGTGGAAGGGCACCTTCGATGAGGTCATCCGGCGGGGGGAACTCATGACCGACCCGTCGCTGCTGGTGACCAACCCGAGCCGGACCGACCCCACGGTGGCCCCACCGGACCGGCACACCTATTACGTGCTCGCCCCGGTGCCCAACCTGCAGCGTGCCCCGTTCGAGTGGCGTGGTGACCTGACCCAGCGCTACAGCGACCAACTGATCGGCACCCTGGAGGAGCGCGGCTACGTCGGCTTCGGTGCCGGGGTCGAGGTGCTGCGGGCGATCACCCCTGCCGAGTGGGAGGAGCAGGGGATGGCCGCTGGCACCCCGTTCGCCGCCGCCCACACCCTCTTCCAGACCGGCCCGTTCCGCCCCTCGAACCTGCACCGCGACCTGTCGAACGTGGTCTTCGTCGGCTCCGGGACCCAACCCGGGGTCGGCGTACCGATGGTGCTCATCTCCGGCAAGCTCGCCGCCGGCCGAATCACCGGGGAAGGCCGATGA
- a CDS encoding polyprenyl synthetase family protein, translated as MANDAVAGNATRVAAAVPGDGDDPVRAVLAAYTHDLVTAVHETLTTFLTAEVNSLTEVDTSMGSFAAAAREAVLAGGKRIRSTFAYWGWRGAVGGAEPLPPVLPALAALELLHTFALVHDDVMDASKTRRGRPTAHIALAEQHIAAGHRGDPERFGEAVAVLIGDLCMVWADRLLAHATVSPARLFEVRRCYDQMRVETVAGQYLDVLGENDPVSWSVDRALRVARYKTASYTVQRPLLFGACLAGVPADDPLASAYTRYGLAVGEAFQLRDDLLGVYGDPAATGKPAGDDLRTGKPTTLLMLAQELATPAQFRALERAADGPVDRLAELVAETGAVARVERMIAERVSDALVALDTAPVDRTARTALTGLATAVTNRRA; from the coding sequence ATGGCCAACGACGCAGTTGCGGGCAATGCGACTCGTGTGGCGGCGGCAGTGCCGGGCGACGGGGACGACCCGGTGCGTGCCGTTCTGGCCGCGTACACCCATGATCTGGTCACGGCGGTCCACGAGACCCTGACCACCTTCCTCACCGCCGAGGTCAACTCCCTCACCGAAGTCGACACATCGATGGGCAGCTTCGCCGCCGCCGCGCGAGAGGCCGTCCTGGCCGGCGGCAAACGGATCCGGTCCACGTTCGCCTACTGGGGTTGGCGCGGAGCGGTCGGCGGCGCCGAGCCACTGCCGCCGGTGCTACCCGCGCTGGCCGCGCTGGAGCTGCTGCACACCTTCGCGCTGGTGCACGACGACGTGATGGACGCGTCCAAGACCCGTCGCGGCCGTCCCACCGCGCACATCGCGCTCGCGGAGCAGCACATCGCCGCAGGCCACCGGGGTGATCCTGAGCGGTTCGGCGAGGCCGTCGCCGTGCTCATCGGCGACCTCTGCATGGTCTGGGCCGATCGGCTGCTGGCCCACGCCACGGTGTCACCGGCCCGCCTGTTCGAAGTCCGCCGCTGCTACGACCAGATGCGGGTGGAGACGGTCGCCGGGCAATATCTCGACGTGCTCGGCGAGAACGACCCGGTCAGCTGGTCGGTCGACCGGGCACTGCGGGTCGCCCGCTACAAGACCGCCAGCTACACCGTCCAGCGACCGCTGCTCTTCGGCGCCTGCCTGGCCGGGGTGCCCGCCGACGACCCGCTGGCCTCCGCGTACACCCGCTACGGCCTGGCCGTCGGCGAAGCGTTCCAGCTCCGCGACGACCTGCTCGGCGTCTACGGCGATCCGGCCGCCACCGGCAAGCCGGCCGGCGACGACCTTCGCACCGGCAAACCGACCACCCTGCTCATGCTGGCTCAGGAGCTGGCCACGCCGGCCCAGTTCAGGGCGTTGGAGCGGGCGGCCGACGGACCCGTCGACCGGCTCGCCGAACTGGTCGCCGAAACCGGCGCGGTGGCCCGGGTGGAGCGGATGATCGCCGAGCGGGTGAGCGACGCGCTGGTCGCGCTCGACACCGCACCCGTCGACCGGACGGCGCGGACCGCGCTGACCGGGCTGGCCACCGCCGTCACCAACCGGCGAGCCTGA
- a CDS encoding phytoene/squalene synthase family protein, with translation MDTDLTAAYDRCRDLHKRHGRTYYLATRLLPAWKRRHVHALYGFTRFADEIVDRTEDLPPAERAARLDDWAGRFMAGLHGAPVDDPLLPAVLHTIAVFDLDRDDFASFLKSMAMDLTVTTYPTYDHLLDYMEGSAAVIGTMMLPILGSSDPAEAREPARQLGFAFQLTNFIRDVAEDLDRGRTYLPDEDLAKFGVTHDELAKARARGRGTSRTRELIEYEVTRAQAHYAAAAPGITMLAPASQACMRTAYALYGGILDEVAAQNYDVFVRRAVVPQRRRMAVAARSLLTSTGTPVTIPGPTIHPAAR, from the coding sequence GTGGACACTGATCTCACCGCTGCCTATGACCGGTGCCGTGACCTGCACAAACGCCACGGCCGCACCTACTATCTCGCCACCCGACTGCTCCCCGCTTGGAAACGACGACATGTCCACGCCCTCTACGGGTTCACCCGGTTCGCGGACGAGATCGTCGACCGCACCGAGGACCTGCCGCCGGCCGAGCGGGCCGCCCGCCTCGACGACTGGGCCGGCCGGTTCATGGCCGGCCTGCACGGTGCGCCGGTCGACGACCCGCTGCTGCCGGCCGTGCTGCACACGATCGCGGTCTTCGATCTCGACCGGGACGATTTTGCGTCGTTTCTGAAGAGCATGGCGATGGACCTGACCGTCACCACGTACCCGACCTACGACCACCTGCTCGACTACATGGAGGGCTCGGCGGCGGTCATCGGCACCATGATGCTGCCGATCCTGGGCAGCTCCGACCCGGCCGAGGCTCGGGAACCGGCGCGGCAGCTCGGCTTCGCCTTCCAACTCACCAACTTCATCCGGGACGTCGCGGAGGACCTCGACCGGGGCCGCACCTACCTGCCCGACGAGGACCTGGCGAAGTTCGGGGTCACCCACGACGAGCTGGCCAAGGCCCGCGCCCGGGGCCGCGGCACGTCCCGGACCCGCGAGCTGATCGAGTACGAGGTGACCCGTGCCCAGGCGCACTACGCCGCCGCGGCGCCGGGCATCACCATGCTGGCGCCGGCCTCGCAGGCCTGCATGCGTACCGCGTACGCCCTCTACGGCGGCATCCTCGACGAGGTGGCCGCGCAGAACTACGACGTCTTCGTCCGGCGGGCAGTGGTGCCGCAGCGGCGACGGATGGCGGTGGCCGCACGGTCTCTGCTCACCTCGACCGGTACACCGGTCACGATCCCGGGGCCGACGATCCACCCGGCGGCCCGGTGA
- a CDS encoding cryptochrome/photolyase family protein, which translates to MTASTAIVLLTRDLRVHDHPALATTCAAFDRVVPLYVLDPELAGLSANRTRFLHQALADLRAQLRECGGDLVVRHGDPVAETIRLAGEVGASAVALSADVSHHARRRERRLRAGCEQHRLHLRLFPGLTVVEPGALRPGGGGDHYRVFSPYHRAWAAKKWREELAAPRRVALPDGVRVGSLPAPPAGDSPDAAVGGERVARQRLTDWLPDLNRYGDQHDDMAGDDTSRLSPYLRFGCVSPLAVANRAGDRSGPFVRQLGWRDFYYQVTAAFPEISTSAYRRGATEQWRYDDDALAAWTEGRTGMPIVDAGMRQMRTQGWMHNRARLITSGYLTKHLGQDWRAGVAVFFRWLLDGDVANNSGNWQWVAGTGNDTKPYRGFNPVRQAERYDPAGDYVRRWVPELAGVQGNAIHQPWKLPDQVRRTLDYPPPLTVPGTDPVWLR; encoded by the coding sequence GTGACCGCGAGCACCGCGATCGTGCTCCTCACCCGCGACCTGCGGGTGCACGACCACCCGGCGCTGGCCACCACCTGTGCGGCCTTCGACCGGGTGGTGCCGCTGTACGTGCTCGACCCGGAGTTGGCCGGCCTGTCGGCCAACCGCACCCGGTTCCTGCACCAGGCCCTCGCCGACCTGCGCGCCCAACTGCGCGAGTGCGGTGGCGACCTGGTGGTGCGACACGGTGACCCGGTGGCCGAGACGATCCGGCTGGCCGGCGAGGTCGGTGCCAGCGCGGTCGCGCTCTCCGCCGACGTCAGCCACCACGCCCGCCGTCGGGAGCGGCGACTACGTGCCGGGTGCGAGCAGCACCGGCTGCACCTGCGACTGTTTCCCGGGCTGACCGTGGTGGAGCCGGGCGCGCTACGGCCCGGTGGCGGCGGCGACCACTACCGGGTGTTCAGCCCCTACCACCGGGCCTGGGCGGCCAAGAAGTGGCGCGAGGAGTTGGCCGCCCCGCGCCGGGTGGCGCTGCCCGACGGCGTGCGCGTGGGCAGCCTGCCGGCACCGCCGGCCGGGGACTCGCCGGACGCGGCGGTCGGTGGCGAGCGGGTCGCCCGGCAGCGGCTCACCGACTGGCTGCCCGACCTGAACCGGTACGGCGATCAGCACGACGACATGGCCGGCGACGACACCTCCCGGCTCAGCCCGTACCTGCGCTTCGGTTGCGTGTCCCCGCTGGCGGTGGCCAACCGCGCCGGGGACCGGTCCGGGCCGTTCGTCCGTCAGCTCGGCTGGCGGGACTTCTACTACCAGGTCACCGCCGCCTTCCCGGAGATCTCGACCTCGGCGTACCGACGGGGTGCCACCGAGCAGTGGCGCTACGATGACGACGCGCTGGCGGCCTGGACCGAGGGGCGGACCGGGATGCCGATAGTCGACGCCGGGATGCGGCAGATGCGGACGCAGGGCTGGATGCACAACCGGGCCCGGTTGATCACGTCCGGCTACCTGACCAAGCACCTCGGGCAGGACTGGCGAGCCGGGGTGGCGGTGTTCTTCCGCTGGCTGCTGGACGGGGACGTGGCGAACAACTCCGGCAACTGGCAGTGGGTCGCCGGCACCGGCAACGACACCAAGCCGTACCGGGGGTTCAACCCCGTCCGGCAGGCCGAACGGTACGACCCGGCCGGCGACTACGTGCGCCGGTGGGTGCCCGAGCTGGCGGGGGTGCAGGGCAACGCCATCCACCAACCGTGGAAGCTGCCCGACCAGGTCCGTCGCACGCTGGACTACCCACCGCCGCTCACCGTTCCCGGCACCGACCCGGTCTGGCTGCGCTGA
- a CDS encoding serine hydrolase domain-containing protein → MHARFAPVRDCFHDLFTAGRETGASLTIWYDGQPVVDLVEGSRTGAGHDGEPWRPDTLVNVYSAGKPVAALCLLMLVDQGKVDLDAPVARYWPEFRTPATLRQVLSHTAGLPAFPVPRPAAAIADWALLADDLAAADPEWPPGSVAGEHAWTYGHLVGEVVRRVDGRSVGRFLAEEIAGRWQLDLGFGLAEADQRRCADQRYGDPQWPSRKLGEPGSLRARAMGNPAGGLDVAVLNSPLWRGAEMPAVNLHATSAGLARLYAGLLAGGILDGVRLISPELVAEATRVQYDGPDLVLDRPAQWTLGMQREPDGSWGMGGIGGSSAWADPERGYTFAYATAHLAEHDRVDELVDALHSVL, encoded by the coding sequence ATGCACGCACGCTTCGCGCCGGTCCGGGACTGCTTCCACGACCTGTTCACCGCCGGTCGGGAGACCGGCGCCAGCCTGACCATCTGGTACGACGGGCAGCCGGTCGTCGACCTGGTCGAAGGCTCCCGGACCGGTGCCGGGCACGACGGCGAGCCGTGGCGCCCGGACACGCTGGTGAACGTCTACTCGGCCGGCAAGCCGGTGGCCGCGCTCTGCCTGCTGATGCTCGTCGACCAGGGAAAGGTCGATCTCGACGCTCCGGTCGCGCGGTACTGGCCGGAGTTTCGCACCCCCGCCACCCTGCGCCAGGTCTTGTCGCACACCGCCGGGCTGCCAGCCTTCCCGGTGCCCCGGCCGGCCGCCGCGATCGCCGACTGGGCGCTGCTCGCCGACGACCTGGCCGCCGCCGACCCGGAGTGGCCGCCGGGATCGGTCGCCGGGGAGCACGCCTGGACGTACGGGCACCTGGTGGGCGAGGTGGTCCGCCGGGTCGACGGGCGGTCGGTCGGCCGTTTCCTGGCCGAGGAGATCGCCGGCCGGTGGCAGCTCGACCTCGGCTTCGGGCTGGCCGAGGCGGACCAGCGGCGCTGTGCGGACCAGCGGTACGGCGACCCGCAGTGGCCGAGTCGGAAGCTCGGCGAGCCGGGATCACTGCGAGCGCGCGCGATGGGCAATCCGGCCGGAGGACTGGACGTCGCCGTGCTGAACAGCCCGCTCTGGCGGGGTGCCGAGATGCCCGCGGTCAACCTGCACGCCACCTCGGCCGGCCTGGCGCGGCTCTACGCCGGTCTGCTGGCCGGCGGCATCCTGGACGGCGTCCGGCTGATCAGCCCGGAGTTGGTGGCCGAGGCGACCCGGGTCCAGTACGACGGGCCGGACCTGGTGCTGGACCGTCCGGCCCAGTGGACGCTGGGCATGCAGCGGGAGCCGGACGGCAGCTGGGGCATGGGTGGCATCGGCGGCAGCAGTGCGTGGGCCGACCCTGAGCGCGGCTACACCTTCGCGTACGCCACCGCCCACCTGGCCGAGCACGACCGCGTGGACGAGCTGGTCGACGCGCTGCACTCCGTGCTCTGA
- a CDS encoding dihydrolipoyl dehydrogenase family protein translates to MAELELVDVVVVGLGVGGEEVAERLAEAGLSVVGIERDLVGGECPYWGCIPSKMMIRAANALAEARRVDGLAGTAQVQPDWAPVAKRIREEATDTWDDTVAAERFTGKGGRLVRGSGRFDGPGRVRVGDQVFQARHGVVLGTGSRPSVPPIDGLADTPYWTNHQAIEVEQLPESLLVLGGGAIGLELAQVFARFGVRVTVVEALDRVLAVEEPEASDVAAAALRADGVEIHTGVRAERVEHDGTRFTLHGGGGMEFTADQLLVVTGRKAHLEELGLDTIGVDAGQRFLPVDDRLHVTDQVWAVGDLTGEGAFTHIAMYQAGIVIADVLARARQAEAGADASGTSSVVGGAMGASSSLASSGSSGSAGTVPRADYRALPRVTFTDPEVGAVGLTERQARERGINVQVGFTKLGSSTRGWIHQVGDDGFIKVVADADQGVLIGATSVGPAGGEVLSALVVAVHAAVPLSQLRHMIYAYPTFHRAIEAALHDLS, encoded by the coding sequence GTGGCGGAGTTGGAGCTGGTGGATGTGGTCGTGGTGGGGCTCGGCGTCGGCGGCGAGGAGGTGGCCGAGCGGCTCGCCGAGGCCGGCCTGAGCGTCGTCGGCATCGAACGGGACCTGGTCGGTGGGGAGTGCCCGTACTGGGGCTGCATCCCGAGCAAGATGATGATCAGGGCCGCGAACGCGCTCGCCGAGGCCCGCCGGGTCGATGGGCTGGCCGGGACGGCGCAGGTCCAGCCGGACTGGGCGCCGGTGGCGAAGCGGATCCGCGAGGAGGCCACCGACACCTGGGACGACACGGTCGCGGCGGAGCGGTTCACCGGTAAGGGCGGCCGGCTCGTCCGAGGTAGCGGCCGGTTCGACGGTCCGGGCCGGGTCCGGGTCGGTGACCAGGTGTTCCAGGCTCGGCACGGGGTCGTGCTGGGCACCGGCTCCCGTCCTTCGGTGCCGCCGATCGACGGTCTGGCCGACACGCCGTACTGGACCAACCACCAGGCGATCGAGGTCGAGCAACTGCCGGAGTCGCTGCTGGTGCTCGGCGGCGGCGCGATCGGCCTGGAGCTTGCCCAGGTCTTCGCCCGCTTCGGAGTGCGGGTCACCGTGGTGGAGGCGCTCGACCGGGTGCTGGCCGTCGAGGAGCCGGAGGCGTCCGACGTCGCCGCCGCGGCGCTGCGCGCCGACGGCGTGGAGATCCACACCGGGGTACGCGCCGAGCGGGTCGAGCACGACGGGACCCGGTTCACCCTGCACGGTGGCGGCGGGATGGAGTTCACCGCCGACCAGCTGCTCGTGGTGACCGGGCGCAAGGCGCACCTCGAAGAGCTGGGGTTGGACACGATCGGCGTGGACGCCGGGCAGCGCTTCCTGCCGGTCGACGACCGGTTGCACGTCACCGACCAGGTCTGGGCGGTCGGTGACCTGACCGGCGAGGGTGCCTTCACCCACATCGCCATGTACCAGGCGGGGATCGTGATCGCCGACGTGCTGGCCCGCGCCCGGCAGGCGGAGGCGGGGGCGGACGCCAGCGGGACCTCCAGCGTGGTCGGCGGCGCGATGGGCGCGTCCAGCTCGCTGGCCTCCAGCGGGTCGAGCGGGTCGGCCGGCACCGTGCCGCGAGCCGACTACCGCGCGCTGCCCCGGGTGACGTTCACCGATCCCGAGGTTGGTGCGGTCGGGCTCACCGAGCGGCAGGCCCGAGAGCGTGGCATCAACGTGCAGGTCGGTTTCACCAAGCTCGGCAGCTCGACCCGGGGCTGGATCCACCAGGTCGGCGACGACGGTTTCATCAAGGTCGTCGCGGACGCCGACCAGGGCGTGCTGATCGGTGCGACCTCGGTCGGCCCGGCTGGCGGCGAGGTGCTCTCCGCGCTGGTGGTGGCGGTGCACGCGGCGGTGCCGCTGAGCCAGCTCCGCCACATGATCTACGCGTACCCGACCTTCCACCGAGCCATCGAGGCGGCGTTGCACGACCTGTCCTGA
- a CDS encoding LacI family DNA-binding transcriptional regulator produces the protein MTKRLTEVAKKAGVSEATVSRVLNGRDGVSEATRTAVLTALDVLGYERPTKLRGERARLVGLVLPELQNPIFPALAEVVTGTLAQRGYTPALCARTIGGVSEMDYVEMLLDHQVSGVIFAGGSYALADARHDHYRRLTDRGLPVVLVNAGVDELGFPRVSTDDAVAVEQAYGHLRSLGHERIGMVLGPEGHVPSRRKLDAMIRVAGWDEGDAECVERSSFSMEGARVAATKLVERDVTGIICASDVLALGTIRAVRRLGRSVPADVSVVGYDDSAFMTCTDPPLTTVRQPIETMGQAAVDLLVTQIEGAGVLQDELLFEPELVVRGSTAPAPGR, from the coding sequence GTGACCAAGCGGTTGACTGAAGTTGCCAAGAAGGCGGGCGTCAGCGAGGCCACCGTCAGCCGGGTGCTCAACGGCCGCGACGGTGTCTCCGAGGCGACCCGGACCGCCGTGCTGACCGCGCTGGACGTGCTCGGTTACGAGCGGCCGACCAAGCTGCGCGGCGAACGCGCCCGGCTCGTCGGGCTGGTGTTGCCCGAGTTGCAGAACCCGATCTTCCCGGCGCTGGCCGAGGTGGTCACCGGGACTCTCGCTCAGCGTGGCTACACCCCGGCCCTCTGTGCCCGGACCATCGGTGGCGTGTCCGAAATGGACTATGTCGAGATGCTCCTCGACCACCAGGTCTCCGGGGTGATCTTCGCTGGTGGCTCGTACGCGCTGGCCGACGCGCGACACGATCACTACCGTCGGCTGACCGACCGGGGGCTTCCGGTCGTGCTGGTCAACGCGGGCGTGGACGAGCTGGGTTTCCCCCGGGTCTCCACGGACGACGCGGTGGCGGTGGAGCAGGCGTACGGGCACCTGCGCTCGCTCGGGCACGAGCGGATCGGGATGGTGCTCGGCCCGGAGGGGCATGTGCCGTCCCGACGCAAGCTGGACGCGATGATCCGGGTCGCCGGCTGGGACGAGGGCGACGCCGAGTGCGTCGAGCGTTCCAGCTTCTCGATGGAGGGGGCGCGGGTCGCCGCCACGAAGTTGGTCGAGCGGGACGTGACCGGCATCATCTGCGCCAGCGACGTGCTGGCGCTGGGCACGATCCGCGCGGTCCGACGGCTGGGGCGTTCGGTGCCGGCCGACGTGTCGGTGGTGGGCTACGACGACTCCGCCTTCATGACGTGCACCGATCCGCCGTTGACCACGGTGCGGCAGCCGATCGAGACGATGGGGCAGGCCGCCGTGGATCTGCTGGTCACCCAGATCGAGGGTGCCGGCGTCCTGCAGGACGAGTTGCTCTTCGAGCCGGAGTTGGTGGTGCGCGGCTCGACCGCGCCTGCCCCTGGCCGCTAG